DNA from Bos javanicus breed banteng chromosome 1, ARS-OSU_banteng_1.0, whole genome shotgun sequence:
AcatagtctcaaagtatctcccCACAAAAtgcttattaattacaaagggaGGGCTTCCttcatggttcagtggtaaagaatccgcctgccaatataggagacaccgatttgattcctggtctgggaagatcccacatgctgcagagcaactaagcctgtgtgccacaactgttgagcctgtgctctggaaccgaggagccacaactactgggcccatgtgccacaaccactgaggccTGTGCACCCTTGAGTCCTTAGGTGCCATTGCAATGACAAGCCTAAGCACCACAAATGAAGAGTAACgcccgctctccacaactagagaaaagcccttgcagcaatgaagacccagcataaccaaaaataaataaataaaattatctcttaaaaactacaaaaggaaaaataacaacttGACAGTGGAGAAGTTTTCACCTTTACCAAGTCATCGAAGTTCACATCAGCAGCAAAAAGACCAGTCACTGGGGAAGGGGCGGCAGACACCACATTGGGCAGCAAAGGTACCAGAAGAAGCCCCTGAAGCAGTCCAAGGAGCAAGACAAAAAGATGGACCCGGAAGATAAGGCATTCAAGCAGAAAAAGGAGGAGCAGAAGAAACTCGAGGAGCCAAAAGTGAAGGCCACAGGGAAAGGCCCCATGGGCACAGATGGAATTAAGAAATCTGGCAAAAAGGAAGCTGTTCCTTGTGCCTGAGGCAATGATGCTCCTTAATTCCATTCATGTTTAAACATCTGGATTTCCTGCTGTAACATCTGTTGCCATCTACAGCTAGAATGAGGTGTTGTCTTAGAACCTAGTACATTTAAGAACAAATGTTTGTATAAATTAATAAGTAATCATAGAGTAGctcctctttagttcttcttagccaTTTCTACTTTAGCTATGAGATCTGCATAAATCCAACCCAGAATCCTGCCGAAGTGTGTTGTTAAGTCTTTGTTCTATACTGAATTCTGTACTACTTGGaattaaatgaattcatttaaaatggcaaaaaaaaaaaaaaggacaaatcaATATTGTGTCTCTTAATAAGATCCACTGAAAACACAAAATACCACGTCTATCATTTTCCTGCCAAAAATGTATAACTATGCCAAAAATGCATAACTTGCCTCAGACAAACCTAAATAAACCTAAATGAGGAACATTCTACCAAATGAATGGTCTGAACTTCCCAAAATGTCAAAGTCACTAACAACAAGGAAGAAACGAAGAACTATCACAAAGTAAAGATTAAAGGGACATAACTAAATGCAATTACAACCCTGGATTTGATTCtagacaagaaataaaaaatatttttccaaaaaggaaattacTGGGACAAATACTGAATGACTGTGGTTATACAGGAGAGTGTCTTGTCTTTAAGGAAGACACTTAAGTAGGGATAATTAGGCATCACATTTGCAACTTATTTTCAattggttcagaaaaaaaaagtatctgaatGAGTGACAAAGagaacattaaaaatgtttatcattGGAGAACTTGGGGTGAAGTATACATGAGAATTAGCTTTCACCCCAATAGTTCGTTGGACTTTAAAAGCATGAAACTTTactataaatttgaaattatttctaaataaaatatgaaaaaatatattgggGATAACATAAGAGTTTTTGGAAGAAGTACATGAGTTAATACATATGAGGTGCTTAAAACATAGCTAGGTATACAGTacctgtaaagaaggctgagcgttgaagaatcgatgctttcgaactgtggtgctggagaag
Protein-coding regions in this window:
- the LOC133252936 gene encoding translation machinery-associated protein 7-like, with product MLLGCVSLGYIREETITAKGLGGKWRSFHLYQVIEVHISSKKTSHWGRGGRHHIGQQRYQKKPLKQSKEQDKKMDPEDKAFKQKKEEQKKLEEPKVKATGKGPMGTDGIKKSGKKEAVPCA